Proteins encoded together in one Musa acuminata AAA Group cultivar baxijiao chromosome BXJ3-6, Cavendish_Baxijiao_AAA, whole genome shotgun sequence window:
- the LOC103987256 gene encoding bidirectional sugar transporter SWEET14 isoform X3 — protein MVYLAPLPTFYRVYRRKSTEGFQSVPYVVALFSAMLWVLYAFLKTDAFLLITINSFGCVIESVYVVLYFTYAPKLAKILTAKLVLVLNVGMFGSILLLTLLLPDGLKRVRVLGWICMCFSVSVFVAPLSIIRLVIRTKSVEFMPFMLSFFLTLSSIVWFAYGCLTKDKFVALPNVLGFAFGLLQMGLYLAFKCMKPTAVEPRLPEHIISISMLGVEVYPIDWKTPEVNDEEKAENGDRKEADTGEEKVEGMAAPHEENEVNHVDV, from the exons ATGGTGTATCTTGCTCCGCT GCCAACGTTCTACAGAGTGTACAGAAGGAAATCTACCGAAGGGTTTCAGTCAGTGCCTTATGTGGTGGCTCTCTTCAGTGCCATGTTATGGGTCTTGTATGCATTCCTCAAGACCGATGCTTTCCTTCTTATCACCATCAACTCATTTGGGTGTGTCATCGAGTCCGTATACGTAGTATTATACTTCACGTATGCGCCGAAGTTGGCAAAG ATACTTACTGCAAAACTGGTTCTGGTTTTGAACGTCGGCATGTTCGGATCCATTCTTCTGTTGACTCTCCTGCTGCCGGACGGCCTCAAAAGAGTTCGTGTTCTCGGATGGATCTGCATGTGCTTCTCCGTGAGCGTCTTTGTGGCTCCCCTAAGTATCATC AGGCTTGTGATACGAACGAAGAGCGTGGAGTTCATGCCCTTCATGTTGTCATTCTTCCTCACATTGAGCTCAATCGTCTGGTTCGCATATGGTTGTTTAACCAAGGACAAATTCGTTGCG CTACCGAACGTTCTGGGATTCGCGTTTGGGCTCCTGCAAATGGGACTCTACCTAGCTTTCAAGTGCATGAAGCCCACCGCTGTCGAGCCCAGGCTGCCGGAGCACATCATATCGATCTCGATGCTCGGCGTGGAGGTATATCCGATCGATTGGAAGACGCCAGAGGTGAACGATGAAGAGAAAGCAGAGAATGGAGACCGGAAGGAGGCGGATACTGGTGAGGAAAAGGTGGAAGGCATGGCAGCTCCTCATGAGGAGAATGAGGTGAACCATGTTGATGTCTGA
- the LOC135640541 gene encoding probable serine/threonine-protein kinase At1g54610, with product MGCVVSKRQAPAVAAEKERPPPPHDRPRIPSAPPSDASGWPAWLVAVAGDAIRGWTPRRADCFQKLAKIGSGTYSNVYKARDVETGRVVALKKVRFDAVEPESVRFMAREITVLRRLDHPNVIRLEGLAISRVSSALYLIFEYMEHDLAGLAAAPGVHFTEPQVKCYMKQLLSGLEHCHSRGVLHRDIKGSNLLLDNEGTLKIADFGLASTFDPDRRVPMTSRVVTLWYRAPELLLGATYYGVGVDLWSAGCILAELLLGKPILPGRTEVEQLHKIFKLCGSPSEKYWKKSKLPHATIVKPKQNYKRCIGETFKDFPPSSLSLIDSLLSIEPADRGTATAALNSEFFATEPYACEPSSLPQYPPSKEMDAKLRDEKARRPSAAGRKGNAEATKPRAHNRRRRAVPAPEANAELQVNLERMRLMTRINVTSKSEKFPPPHQDGAVGIPLNDSYKGPSSFTAFDASFASSIFESMEDSRNTLNGLPDAIVNAGKSAARRTSKEGTQKLATSLALRRLVELNRSSKVHRTRGKELEVFGSVK from the exons ATGGGCTGCGTCGTCAGCAAGCGCCAGGCCCCCGCCGTCGCCGCCGAGAAAGAGCGCCCTCCGCCGCCCCATGACCGCCCCCGCATCCCCTCTGCCCCCCCTTCCGACGCCTCCGGCTGGCCCGCCTGGCTCGTCGCAGTCGCTGGCGACGCCATCCGTGGATGGACGCCCCGCCGAGCTGACTGCTTCCAGAAGCTCGCCAAG ATCGGGTCGGGGACGTATAGCAACGTGTACAAGGCGCGGGACGTGGAGACCGGCCGGGTGGTGGCGCTGAAGAAGGTGCGGTTCGACGCGGTGGAGCCGGAGAGCGTGCGGTTCATGGCGAGGGAGATAACGGTGCTCCGCCGGCTCGACCACCCCAACGTCATCCGGCTAGAAGGCCTCGCCATTTCCCGCGTCTCCTCCGCCCTCTACCTCATCTTCGAGTACATGGAGCACGACCTCGCCGGCCTCGCCGCTGCCCCCGGCGTCCACTTTACGGAGCCCCAG GTGAAATGCTACATGAAGCAATTACTCTCCGGTCTCGAGCATTGCCACAGCCGAGGAGTTCTGCACCGCGACATCAAGGGCTCAAATCTGCTTCTGGACAACGAAGGGACACTCAAGATAGCTGACTTTGGACTTGCTTCCACCTTCGATCCTGACAGAAGAGTGCCCATGACCAGTCGAGTGGTCACCTTGTGGTATCGTGCTCCGGAACTCCTGCTCGGTGCCACATACTATGGTGTTGGTGTCGATCTGTGGAGTGCAGGCTGCATTCTGGCAGAGTTGTTACTGGGGAAGCCCATCTTGCCTGGAAGAACAGAG GTGGAGCAGCTGCACAAAATCTTTAAGCTGTGTGGATCACCTTCGGAAAAGTACTGGAAAAAGTCAAAATTGCCGCATGCTACCATTGTTAAGCCAAAACAAAACTACAAGCGTTGCATCGGAGAAACCTTCAAGGATTTTCCACCTTCTTCCCTCTCTCTCATCGACTCACTCCTTTCGATTGAGCCAGCCGACAGGGGCACAGCTACTGCTGCTTTGAACAGCGAA TTCTTCGCCACTGAGCCTTATGCATGTGAGCCGTCAAGCTTGCCTCAGTATCCCCCAAGCAAAGAAATGGATGCAAAACTAAGGGATGAGAAGGCCAGAAG GCCGAGTGCTGCGGGTAGGAAAGGCAATGCTGAAGCAACAAAGCCCCGTGCTCATAATCGCCGCAGAAGGGCAGTCCCAGCTCCAGAAGCCAATGCAGAGCTGCAAGTCAACTTGGAA AGAATGAGGCTGATGACTCGCATAAACGTCACAAGCAAAAGCGAGAAGTTCCCGCCACCTCACCAGGATGGAGCTGTAGGGATCCCATTGAATGACTCGTACAAGGGGCCATCATCTTTCACAGCATTTGATGCATCCTTTGCTTCATCAATCTTTGAATCAATGGAAGATTCTCGCAATACATTGAATGGATTACCAGATGCCATTGTGAATGCTGGTAAAAGCGCTGCCAGAAGAACAAGCAAAGAGGGGACCCAAAAATTGGCCACTTCACTTGCTTTGAGGAGACTGGTGGAGCTCAACAGGAGTAGCAAAGTACATAGGACTAGAGGAAAAGAACTGGAAGTTTTTGGATCTGTCAAATAA
- the LOC103987254 gene encoding transcription factor TCP20-like: protein MASQPNVDAQLQATVEKGEQRRHLAPKRSSNKDRHTKVEGRGRRVRMPALCAARIFQLTRELGHKTDGETIQWLLQQAEPSIIAATGSGSIPALVLTSSSAGASSTPTASATASVGLHHYNLQELGQSRANWATPGSHLGRSHPEFWMTPVDGSNASFLQSATAAVPLVSNMPRFGFSGLELPTSGINPMTFVPLLGGQRQPMPGLEISVSQHGQVGIFKPQPLSQFYQHIAQGSGNNAGSYQLQQQEQEQQQSLTSDENSEGSTQ, encoded by the coding sequence ATGGCCTCCCAACCTAACGTGGATGCCCAACTGCAAGCCACAGTAGAGAAGGGGGAGCAAAGGCGGCACCTTGCGCCGAAGCGGAGCTCCAACAAGGACCGCCACACCAAGGTTGAGGGCCGCGGTCGCCGGGTCCGTATGCCCGCCCTATGCGCTGCGCGCATCTTCCAGCTCACCCGCGAGCTCGGGCACAAGACCGACGGCGAGACCATCCAGTGGCTTCTCCAACAGGCGGAGCCCTCCATCATCGCCGCCACGGGCTCCGGATCCATCCCGGCCTTGGTCCTCACGTCGTCCTCTGCCGGCGCCAGCTCTACCCCGACTGCTTCCGCCACGGCCTCGGTCGGCCTGCACCACTACAACCTCCAAGAATTAGGGCAGAGCAGAGCTAATTGGGCGACGCCCGGCAGTCATCTTGGGCGATCCCACCCGGAATTTTGGATGACGCCGGTCGacgggtccaatgctagtttcctACAATCAGCAACGGCGGCAGTGCCTCTGGTGTCGAATATGCCGAGATTTGGGTTTAGCGGGCTGGAATTGCCCACTAGTGGCATCAACCCGATGACCTTCGTGCCACTGCTAGGCGGCCAGCGGCAGCCGATGCCGGGACTAGAGATCTCAGTTTCGCAACATGGGCAAGTTGGGATTTTTAAGCCTCAGCCACTGAGTCAATTCTATCAGCATATAGCGCAGGGCAGCGGGAACAACGCCGGGAGTTATCAGTTGCAGCAGCAAGAACAAGAACAACAACAGTCTCTCACCTCTGATGAAAATTCAGAGGGATCGACGCAATAG
- the LOC135640907 gene encoding glutamate-1-semialdehyde 2,1-aminomutase, chloroplastic-like — translation MAGLAGVGLSWRSSTPSLVPLTSTKPSCAGRRVSIAVRNAISVEGKSYTLQKSEEIFNAAKELMPGGVNSPVRAFKSVGGQPIVFDSVKGSHMWDVDGNEYIDYVGSWGPAIIGHADEKVNAALIEALKKGTSFGAPCVLENVLAEMVISAVPSIEMVRFVNSGTEACMGVLRLARAFTGRPKIIKFEGCYHGHADPYLVKAGSGVATLGLPDSPGVPKGATIDTLTSPYNDLETIKSLFDTHKGEIAAVILEPVVGNAGFITPKPDFLNGLREITKQDGALLIFDEVMTGFRLAYGGAQEYFGITPDLTTLGKVIGGGLPVGAYGGRKDIMQMVAPAGPMYQAGTLSGNPLAMTAGIHTLRRLMEPGSYDYLEKISSDLVNGILDAGKRAGHEMCGGSIRGMFGFFFTEGPVYNFQDAKMSDTAKFARFYRGMLEEGVYLAPSQFEAGFTSLAHTSKDIDQTVEAAERVFRRI, via the exons ATGGCGGGCCTCGCAGGCGTTGGGCTCTCGTGGAGGTCATCGACCCCGTCTCTCGTCCCGCTGACGTCCACGAAGCCGTCGTGCGCGGGTCGCCGCGTTTCCATCGCCGTGCGGAACGCCATCTCCGTCGAGGGGAAGAGCTACACGCTCCAGAAATCCGAGGAGATCTTTAACGCCGCCAAG GAATTGATGCCTGGAGGTGTAAATTCTCCTGTTCGAGCCTTCAAATCAGTTGGTGGTCAGCCAATAGTTTTTGATTCTGTTAAAGGTTCTCACATGTGGGATGTTGATGGTAACGAATACATTGACTATGTTGGTTCATGGGGTCCTGCTATCATTGGGCATGCTGATGAGAAG gtGAATGCTGCCTTGATTGAGGCCCTGAAAAAAGGCACAAGCTTTGGTGCTCCCTGTGTGTTAGAGAATGTATTGGCGGAGATGGTCATCTCAGCAGTGCCGAGTATTGAAATGGTTCGCTTTGTAAATTCAGGTACAGAAGCTTGCATGGGTGTTCTCCGCCTTGCACGTGCATTTACTGGCCGACCAAAGATCATCAAGTTTGAAGGCTGTTATCATGGGCATGCTGATCCATACCTTGTCAAGGCTGGCAGTGGGGTTGCCACTCTTGGCCTTCCTGACTCCCCGGGCGTTCCAAAGGGAGCCACCATAGATACTCTAACCTCACCTTACAATGATCTTGAAACCATAAAGAGTCTATTTGACACCCATAAAGGTGAGATTGCTGCTGTTATCCTCGAACCAGTTGTTGGGAATGCTGGCTTCATCACACCAAAACCTGACTTCTTGAATGGCCTCCGTGAAATCACAAAGCAAGATGGTGCTCTCCTCATATTTGATGAGGTGATGACTGGGTTCCGTCTGGCTTATGGTGGGGCTCAAGAATATTTTGGCATTACACCTGATCTAACCACACTTGGAAAAGTCATTGGGGGTGGCCTTCCTGTTGGTGCTTATGGTGGTAGGAAAGACATCATGCAGATGGTTGCACCTGCAGGACCAATGTACCAGGCAGGCACCCTCAGCGGGAATCCATTGGCAATGACTGCTGGCATTCACACTCTTAGAAGGTTGATGGAGCCCGGGTCTTATGATTACCTAGAGAAAATCTCCTCTGATCTTGTTAATGGTATTTTGGATGCTGGAAAGAGAGCCGGTCATGAGATGTGTGGTGGGTCTATCCGTGGAATGTTTGGATTCTTTTTTACAGAGGGACCGGTTTACAATTTCCAGGATGCAAAAATGAGTGACACTGCAAAATTTGCAAGGTTTTATAGGGGAATGTTGGAGGAAGGTGTGTATCTAGCTCCCTCACAGTTCGAGGCGGGATTCACAAGCTTGGCACATACATCTAAAGATATCGACCAAACAGTCGAGGCTGCTGAGAGGGTTTTTCGAAGGATTTAA
- the LOC103987256 gene encoding bidirectional sugar transporter SWEET14 isoform X2: MMRFLIQLFLILFWINRPTFYRVYRRKSTEGFQSVPYVVALFSAMLWVLYAFLKTDAFLLITINSFGCVIESVYVVLYFTYAPKLAKILTAKLVLVLNVGMFGSILLLTLLLPDGLKRVRVLGWICMCFSVSVFVAPLSIIRLVIRTKSVEFMPFMLSFFLTLSSIVWFAYGCLTKDKFVALPNVLGFAFGLLQMGLYLAFKCMKPTAVEPRLPEHIISISMLGVEVYPIDWKTPEVNDEEKAENGDRKEADTGEEKVEGMAAPHEENEVNHVDV; encoded by the exons ATGATGAGATTTCTAATCCAGCTTTTTCTCATCTTGTTTTGGATCAACAG GCCAACGTTCTACAGAGTGTACAGAAGGAAATCTACCGAAGGGTTTCAGTCAGTGCCTTATGTGGTGGCTCTCTTCAGTGCCATGTTATGGGTCTTGTATGCATTCCTCAAGACCGATGCTTTCCTTCTTATCACCATCAACTCATTTGGGTGTGTCATCGAGTCCGTATACGTAGTATTATACTTCACGTATGCGCCGAAGTTGGCAAAG ATACTTACTGCAAAACTGGTTCTGGTTTTGAACGTCGGCATGTTCGGATCCATTCTTCTGTTGACTCTCCTGCTGCCGGACGGCCTCAAAAGAGTTCGTGTTCTCGGATGGATCTGCATGTGCTTCTCCGTGAGCGTCTTTGTGGCTCCCCTAAGTATCATC AGGCTTGTGATACGAACGAAGAGCGTGGAGTTCATGCCCTTCATGTTGTCATTCTTCCTCACATTGAGCTCAATCGTCTGGTTCGCATATGGTTGTTTAACCAAGGACAAATTCGTTGCG CTACCGAACGTTCTGGGATTCGCGTTTGGGCTCCTGCAAATGGGACTCTACCTAGCTTTCAAGTGCATGAAGCCCACCGCTGTCGAGCCCAGGCTGCCGGAGCACATCATATCGATCTCGATGCTCGGCGTGGAGGTATATCCGATCGATTGGAAGACGCCAGAGGTGAACGATGAAGAGAAAGCAGAGAATGGAGACCGGAAGGAGGCGGATACTGGTGAGGAAAAGGTGGAAGGCATGGCAGCTCCTCATGAGGAGAATGAGGTGAACCATGTTGATGTCTGA
- the LOC103987256 gene encoding bidirectional sugar transporter SWEET14 isoform X1 — protein MAGLSLDHPWAFTFGILGNIISFMVYLAPLPTFYRVYRRKSTEGFQSVPYVVALFSAMLWVLYAFLKTDAFLLITINSFGCVIESVYVVLYFTYAPKLAKILTAKLVLVLNVGMFGSILLLTLLLPDGLKRVRVLGWICMCFSVSVFVAPLSIIRLVIRTKSVEFMPFMLSFFLTLSSIVWFAYGCLTKDKFVALPNVLGFAFGLLQMGLYLAFKCMKPTAVEPRLPEHIISISMLGVEVYPIDWKTPEVNDEEKAENGDRKEADTGEEKVEGMAAPHEENEVNHVDV, from the exons atgGCGGGGCTCTCCTTGGACCACCCTTGGGCATTCACCTTTGGCATCCTGG GTAACATCATCTCATTCATGGTGTATCTTGCTCCGCT GCCAACGTTCTACAGAGTGTACAGAAGGAAATCTACCGAAGGGTTTCAGTCAGTGCCTTATGTGGTGGCTCTCTTCAGTGCCATGTTATGGGTCTTGTATGCATTCCTCAAGACCGATGCTTTCCTTCTTATCACCATCAACTCATTTGGGTGTGTCATCGAGTCCGTATACGTAGTATTATACTTCACGTATGCGCCGAAGTTGGCAAAG ATACTTACTGCAAAACTGGTTCTGGTTTTGAACGTCGGCATGTTCGGATCCATTCTTCTGTTGACTCTCCTGCTGCCGGACGGCCTCAAAAGAGTTCGTGTTCTCGGATGGATCTGCATGTGCTTCTCCGTGAGCGTCTTTGTGGCTCCCCTAAGTATCATC AGGCTTGTGATACGAACGAAGAGCGTGGAGTTCATGCCCTTCATGTTGTCATTCTTCCTCACATTGAGCTCAATCGTCTGGTTCGCATATGGTTGTTTAACCAAGGACAAATTCGTTGCG CTACCGAACGTTCTGGGATTCGCGTTTGGGCTCCTGCAAATGGGACTCTACCTAGCTTTCAAGTGCATGAAGCCCACCGCTGTCGAGCCCAGGCTGCCGGAGCACATCATATCGATCTCGATGCTCGGCGTGGAGGTATATCCGATCGATTGGAAGACGCCAGAGGTGAACGATGAAGAGAAAGCAGAGAATGGAGACCGGAAGGAGGCGGATACTGGTGAGGAAAAGGTGGAAGGCATGGCAGCTCCTCATGAGGAGAATGAGGTGAACCATGTTGATGTCTGA
- the LOC108953140 gene encoding uncharacterized protein LOC108953140 yields MGCTQSRLEPDEEVRSNLQPRAPGRRRIQDIRLRRRPRDRKGSLISSAEVLPESSEAADDLPMPARGTTAGHPTSSAPLPSSAEGKKKAGLGPRLGEGGKGKDGAKVDEGEEAPGSPSFRFYFDEPLIDQDSAVTAGEGIDQGKIDEKKEDSLQPRDDAIKSSSMSQEPESKSSKKDKGNRFKALSKGSSVVYNQLMNR; encoded by the exons ATGGGCTGCACCCAATCCCGGCTCGAACCGGACGAGGAGGTCCGCTCCAATCTCCAGCCGCGGGCCCCCGGCCGCCGCCGTATCCAGGACATCCGCCTACGCCGGAGGCCGCGGGACCGCAAGGGTAGCTTGATCTCCTCCGCCGAGGTCCTCCCGGAGAGCTCCGAGGCAGCGGACGACTTGCCCATGCCGGCGCGGGGAACCACCGCTGGTCATCCTACCTCCAGCGCCCCACTGCCATCGTCCGCGGAGGGCAAGAAGAAGGCCGGATTAGGGCCGCGGCTTGGAGAGGGAGGGAAAGGGAAAGACGGTGCGAAGGTTGATGAAGGGGAAGAGGCGCCGGGATCACCGAGCTTTAGGTTTTATTTCGATGAACCGTTGATCGACCAAGACTCGGCCGTGACCGCAGGCGAGGGGATAGACCAAG GGAAGATTGATGAGAAgaaagaagatagtttgcagccaAGGGATGATGCCATCAAATCCTCGAGTATGAGCCAG GAACCTGAGAGCAAATCATCCAAGAAGGACAAAGGAAACAGATTTAAGGCTTTGTCAAAGGGATCCAGTGTTGTATATAATCAGTTGATGAATCGATGA